From a region of the Takifugu flavidus isolate HTHZ2018 chromosome 18, ASM371156v2, whole genome shotgun sequence genome:
- the atad5a gene encoding ATPase family AAA domain-containing protein 5 isoform X2: MAGVVAMASVIEDFDIQPCKKSQSDGGSPVVKTIPNNFCPVPKPLQKPFSPPRPSNIMDYFTRKAPTKTSSPEPLEGDCQKSRPCEKQHSLETQVKKPLQKRSRKSGKAAMKLNKTDRSQSTEKDCMIVEEQCHKERLSVQTDGKLFSGGEGINLIEEACFTGEKLEITATEIVSDIKKHHDEKSNIQSQLEIIELSPIVPSKDKAKKVKSNVPLVRRKQQQEETETESTLCDVSMEVNVDETSQLNNSTVTISFEEFVRSQSEDIDEKKIVENVPTATEKMDTNLDENIRSEEAVLQGSPQTVTIHAEVHAVSPKQDAVATKKVASIFNRRKGTTSPLELISPAQMEDRHKLPSSGPLVKWKSNVVLEEEDLELAILESESTPKCTDVERKQFMAAFKQPAVDGSKTKPGKSQGKTKQPIEKVEDITETEEQPTVPPTAEETSSISKKAAKNKLARKSQKKGENRTVRTLPAPVKELVNTDDGGGTQEIPVTSTPSTPAVRRSTRGTVVSQCSNPETPVRRPRQPSESKRAAVHPPAKTHRSKHGVFRAEMVCPPDVKQSPIRIKFVRVQKDVPTSKTESGCGTAGASNITNNAKKRKQARKLVEKARVIQQSKKVSVEEKTNLRRSSRTEATAKRSYCEHEDSVICLDEDVMTTPKVAEKSKKSLRSLNDVLGKASSLCKDAKPLAGSKASSLGQEKTARKASAVISIFDDSSHESSTNSPDNDQSRARREFLKSGLPESLRKQIAKTTATKEAYSLSCSSFQPVTHTKQTLKDCPLWSLPWPQSSLLSHLQEFWYQTCSPLPPVCSSHLMKTKPACRVLHKLGSTQRPEISESVRHRLTEEVGTSNPLFPVQMFMSRLLKRRADHKQQCTAAEADPITRVKTSALSAKSVGGKRKRKSEEEEIAVKVAKKQRRGEEEIVSQRSVKGSRMRRSQRSKPEQEKNDDANPAAKSEDDALITILDEDTEKKDDVKEDVLWTDKYHPQHSSDIVGNARAVRRLHSWLREWKLRADREERRKQTEKKQGEDKTDSDWDCGEEEFQDGEDMLCNTLLITGPTGVGKTAAVYACAQELGFKVFEVNASSQRSGRLILSQLKEATQSHQVDGQGVNTCKPSYFNSYSSSSSVRPGTSPKKVNSSRTVVSSPRKHPHSPKGVKKGDLAPTSLANFFKMGRPPNREAPNTKNNEKPSSCKNTTKANVFGSRDKVPAANPPVASVSKESISEEQSKKLATSLILFEEVDVIFDDDSGFLSAIKTFMTTTKRPVILTTSDPAFSSMFDGNFEEIHFKAPSVLDSSSFMQLLCLAEDIRTDQWDVSALLRHNGCDMRQSLLQLQFWARSGGGHCTDRPVTDTAKKAKLEPLEPEAASDSVTSAVPPRDACCTESMLGLLNIAPERDIWQILRTCRPDEASWWDLLTNCKRRGVDLLYSNMEILLPLPSTQLTTSPSEPKQTLSQSQDHPVLPPTAEWMECSDDGSPIKFSSRMRKMKKQHCVPGQDGLDSDSEDDFVSLHKPQIVSQSKEDVGASVVCPQVRRKPLTPEEKLKSLPVSQGLQSLGEFFDNLSCMDSMLGAPPTALGAGALVKDGMRDEARVETDRGSWMGRERSLEITAAVEALSFQKCCISAAEAWDKAKQFEGRLREEAEAELTLPVAAHRDSCSYTQDGPCQPQLIQKRTELMESLRFKGVCGTLCNRPAAAVEYLPALRTICRSEQLREQEKAKRRFLHYLDVIHLGLDKSTLRYLAGDFP, encoded by the exons ATGGCTGGTGTTGTTGCTATGGCATCTGTCATCGAGGACTTTGACATTCAG CCATGCAAGAAATCTCAAAGTGATGGAGGAAGTCCTGTTGTCAAGACAATCCCAAACAATTTCTGCCCTGTGCCCAAGCCTTTGCAAAagccattttctcctcctcgtcccAGCAATATTATGGACTATTTTACCCGGAAGGCCCCGACTAAGACCAGCTCACCAGAACCACTGGAAGGTGACTGTCAGAAATCTCGGCCCTGTGAAAAACAACATAGTTTAGAGACGCAAGTAAAAAAGCCACTTCAGAAACGAAGTAGAAAGTCTGGCAAAGCAGCGATGAAACTCAATAAAACGGATCGTTCACAGTCCACGGAGAAGGACTGTATGATTGTAGAAGAACAGTGCCATAAAGAAAGGTTGTCGGTACAAACAGATGGAAAGCTTTTTAGTGGTGGTGAAGGCATTAATCTTATTGAAGAGGCTTGCTTCACAGGGGAAAAATTAGAGATCACGGCCACTGAGATCGTCAGTGACATAAAGAAACATCATGATGAAAAATCCAATATTCAATCACAACTAGAAATTATAGAGTTGTCCCCAATTGTTCCTTCAAAGGATAAAGCAAAAAAAGTCAAAAGTAATGTACCGCTTGTTAGGAGAAAGCAGCaacaagaggagacagaaactgaGAGCACACTGTGTGATGTTAGTATGGAGGTTAATGTAGATGAAACCTCACAGTTAAACAACAGCACAGTGACAATCTCCTTTGAGGAGTTTGTGCGCAGTCAGAGCGAGGACATCGATGAGAAGAAGATAGTGGAAAATGTCCCAACTGCTACTGAAAAAATGGACACTAACCTCGATGAAAATATACGTTCTGAGGAGGCAGTACTCCAAGGCTCACCGCAGACGGTCACCATTCATGCTGAAGTGCATGCAGTCTCACCTAAGCAGGATGCTGTGGCAACTAAAAAGGTAGCTTCTATCTTCAATAGGAGAAAGGGGACAACGAGCCCCTTAGAACTGATATCACCTGctcagatggaggacagacacAAGCTCCCATCTTCTGGACCTCTTGTCAAATGGAAGTCAAATGTagttctggaggaggaagaccTGGAGCTGGCCATTCTTGAGAGTGAATCCACACCCAAATGCACTGATGTTGAGAGAAAGCAGTTCATGGCTGCCTTCAAACAGCCCGCTGTGGATGGCTCTAAAACCAAGCCTGGTAAGAGCCAGGGCAAGACCAAGCAACCAATAGAGAAAGTTGAAGATATtacagagacagaggagcagcCCACAGTTCCACCAACTGCTGAAGAAACCTCTTCGATTTCTAAAAAAGCTGCTAAAAATAAGCTGGcaagaaaaagccaaaagaaaggagaaaatagGACAGTCAGAACTTTACCTGCTCCTGTGAAAGAATTGGTAAAcactgatgatggtggtgggacACAGGAGATTCCTGTCACCTCAACCCCCTCCACCCCAGCGGTGAGAAGGTCTACAAGGGGGACTGTCGTCAGTCAATGTTCCAACCCAGAAACTCCTGTCAGAAGACCAAGACAACCCAGTGAATCAAAGAGGGCTGCTGTACATCCACCTGCAAAGACACACAGGTCCAAACACGGAGTCTTCAGAGCAGAAATGGTGTGCCCTCCTGATGTCAAGCAGAGTCCAATCAG GATTAAGTTTGTTCGAGTCCAGAAAGATGTTCCTACTTCCAAGACAGAAAGTGGCTGTGGCACTGCAGGTGCTTCCAAT ATTACAAATAATGCCAAAAAAAGGAAGCAGGCAAGAAAGCTGGTGGAGAAAGCCCGGGTGATTCAGCAGAGTAAAAAAGtcagtgtggaggagaagacaaaTCTCAGGCGTTCCTCACGTACCGAGGCCACTGCCAAGAGGAGCTACTGTGAACATGAG GATTCTGTTATATGCCTGGATGAAGATGTGATGACCACTCCTAAGGTGGCAGAAAAGAGTAAGAAGTCTTTACGCAGTCTAAATGATGTTCTGGGAAAGGCCTCATCTCTTTGCAAAGATGCCAAACCTTTAGCAG GGTCCAAAGCTTCCTCTCTTGGTCAAGAAAAAACTGCTCGGAAGGCATCGGCGGTGATTTCTATCTTTGACGACAGCAGCCATGAAAGCTCCACAAATTCTCCAGACAACGATCAGTCCAGGGCACGCAGAGAGTTCCTAAAGAGTGGTTTGCCTGAGTCCCTTAGGAAACAGATAGCCAAGACCACTGCCACAAAGGAGGCGTATTCTCTTTCCTGTTCTTCCTTTCAACCGGTGACACACACgaaacaaacattaaaag ATTGCCCTCTCTGGAGTTTGCCTTGGCCTCAGTCCTCTTTACTGTCTCATCTGCAAGAGTTTTGGTACCAAACGTGCAGCCCACTGCCACCTGTTTGCAGCTCCCATCTTATGAAGACAAAACCAGCGTGTAGAGTGTTACATAAGCTG GGTTCAACACAGAGGCCCGAGATCTCTGAAAGCGTTCGTCATCGTCTCACAGAGGAGGTGGGCACATCCAATCCTTTATTCCCTGTTCAGATGTTCATGAGTCGCCTCCTGAAGAGACGCGCTGATCACAAGCAGCAGTGCACGGCAGCAG AAGCAGACCCTATCACCAGGGTCAAAACCAGCGCACTCTCTGCTAAATCagtgggagggaagaggaagaggaaaagtgaggaagaggaaattgCTGTAAAGGTGGCTAAAAAGCAacgtagaggagaggaggagattgTTTCACAGCGAAGCGTGAAGGGAAGCCGCATGAGACGAAGTCAGCGGTCCAAACCTGAGCAGGAGAAGAATGACGACGCCAATCCTGCAGCTAAATCTGAAGATGACGCTCTCATTACGATTTTGGATGAGGACACTGAAAAAAAAG ATGATGTAAAGGAGGATGTGTTATGGACAGATAAATATCATCCTCAGCACTCTAGTGACATTGTAGGCAATGCCAGAGCAGTGAGGAGGCTGCACAG CTGGTTAAGGGAGTGGAAACTCAGAGCAGAccgagaagaaagaagaaaacagacagagaagaagcaaGGGGAAGACAAGACTG ATTCAGACTGGGACTGTGGAGAAGAGGAGTTTCAGGATGGAGAGGACATGTTATGCAATACGTTGCTCATCACAGGACCCACTGGGGTTGGGAAGACTGCGGCAGTCTATGCGTGTGCTCAGGAACTGGGCTTCAAG GTATTTGAGGTCAACGCTTCCTCTCAGCGCAGTGGCCGTCTGATTCTGTCGCAGCTAAAAGAGGCTACGCAGTCACACCAGGTGGATGGTCAGGGCGTTAACACATGCAAGCCCTCCTACTTTAAtagttacagcagcagcagctctgtaaGGCCAGGAACTTCTCCAA AAAAGGTCAATTCTTCTCGAACAGTGGTTTCCTCTCCTAGAAAACACCCTCATTCACCTAAAGGGGTTAAAAAAGGAGACCTGGCTCCAACATCACTGGCTAACTTCTTCAAAATGGGTCGGCCCCCCAACAGGGAAGCACCAAACactaaaaataatgaaaaaccaT CTTCATGCAAGAACACTACAAAAGCAAATGTGTTTGGCAGTAGAGACAAAGTCCCTGCTGCAAACCCACCAGTAGCTTCCGTGTCTAAAGAGAGCATCAGTGAAGAGCAGAGCAAGAAGTTGGCCACTTCGTTGATCCTGTTTGAAGAGGTGGATGTAATTTTTGACGATGACTCCGGCTTTCTTTCTGCCATTAAGACATTTATGACTACTACCAAGAGGCCCGTCATTCTCACTACCAGTG ATCCTGCATTCAGCAGCATGTTTGACGGTAATTTTGAAGAGATCCATTTCAAAGCGCCTTCTGTG TTGGACTCGAGCAGCTTCATGCAACTCTTGTGTCTGGCAGAGGATATCAGGACGGACCAATGGGACGTCAGCGCTCTGCTGCGACACAATGGATGTGACATGAGGCAGAGTTTACTACAGCTGCAGTTCTGGGCCCGCAGTGGTGGGGGTCACTGCACAGACAGGCCTGTGACAGACACTGCTAAAAAAG CCAAACTCGAGCCACTTGAGCCTGAAGCTGCATCAGATTCTGTCACATCTGCCGTCCCTCCTCGTGATGCCTGCTGCACCGAGAGCATGCTGGGTCTGCTGAATATTGCACCTGAGCGAGACATTTGGCAGATTCTCAGG ACCTGTAGACCTGATGAGGCATCGTGGTGGGACCTGCTGACCAACTGCAAGCGACGAGGAGTGGACCTTCTGTATTCAAATATGGAGATACTCTTACCTCTGCCAAGCACCCAGCTGACTACCTCACCCAGTGAACCAAAACAGACACTTTCTCAATCACAAGACCATCCTGTGTTGCCACCCACAGCGGAATGGATGGAGTGCTCAGACGATGGCAGTCCAATTAAATTTTCcagcaggatgaggaagatgaagaagcaACACTGTGTGCCAGGTCAGGATGGACTGGACTCTGACTCTGAGGATGACTTTGTGTCTCTTCACAAACCCCAGATTGTCTCGCAGTCAAAAGAGGACGTCGGAGCGAGTGTGGTTTGCCCGCAGGTAAGGAGGAAACCGCTGACTCCTGAAGAGAAGCTCAAAAGCCTCCCGGTCTCTCAGGGTCTACAATCATTAGGTGAATTTTTTGACAACCTGTCCTGCATGGACTCGATGCTGGGTGCTCCTCCAACGGCTCTCGGAGCTGGTGCACTGGTAAAAGACGGGATGAGAGACGAGGCGAGAGTTGAGACGGACAGGGGAAGCTGGATGGGCAGAGAGCGGTCCTTAGAGATCACAGCTGCTGTTGAGGCACTGAGCTTCCAGAAGTGTTGCATCTCAGCAGCAGAGGCCTGGGATAAAGCCAAACAGTTTGAGGggaggctgagggaggaggcagaagcagAACTGACTCTTCCTGTGGCAGCTCATCGCGACAGTTGCAGCTACACCCAGGACGGCCCCTGCCAACCACA GTTAATACAAAAGAGGACAGAATTAATGGAGAGCCTGAGGTTTAAAGGAGTGTGTGGTACGCTATGCAACAGACCAGCAGCTGCCGTGGAATACCTGCCAGCTCTGCGCACCATCTGCAGATCAGAACAGctgagagagcaggaaaaggCGAAACGAAG gTTCCTTCACTACCTGGACGTGATCCACCTGGGTCTTGACAAGAGCACTCTACGATATCTTGCAGGAGATTTCCCTTAA
- the atad5a gene encoding ATPase family AAA domain-containing protein 5 isoform X3 — protein sequence MAGVVAMASVIEDFDIQPCKKSQSDGGSPVVKTIPNNFCPVPKPLQKPFSPPRPSNIMDYFTRKAPTKTSSPEPLEGDCQKSRPCEKQHSLETQVKKPLQKRSRKSGKAAMKLNKTDRSQSTEKDCMIVEEQCHKERLSVQTDGKLFSGGEGINLIEEACFTGEKLEITATEIVSDIKKHHDEKSNIQSQLEIIELSPIVPSKDKAKKVKSNVPLVRRKQQQEETETESTLCDVSMEVNVDETSQLNNSTVTISFEEFVRSQSEDIDEKKIVENVPTATEKMDTNLDENIRSEEAVLQGSPQTVTIHAEVHAVSPKQDAVATKKVASIFNRRKGTTSPLELISPAQMEDRHKLPSSGPLVKWKSNVVLEEEDLELAILESESTPKCTDVERKQFMAAFKQPAVDGSKTKPGKSQGKTKQPIEKVEDITETEEQPTVPPTAEETSSISKKAAKNKLARKSQKKGENRTVRTLPAPVKELVNTDDGGGTQEIPVTSTPSTPAVRRSTRGTVVSQCSNPETPVRRPRQPSESKRAAVHPPAKTHRSKHGVFRAEMVCPPDVKQSPIRIKFVRVQKDVPTSKTESGCGTAGASNITNNAKKRKQARKLVEKARVIQQSKKVSVEEKTNLRRSSRTEATAKRSYCEHEDSVICLDEDVMTTPKVAEKSKKSLRSLNDVLGKASSLCKDAKPLAGSKASSLGQEKTARKASAVISIFDDSSHESSTNSPDNDQSRARREFLKSGLPESLRKQIAKTTATKEAYSLSCSSFQPVTHTKQTLKDCPLWSLPWPQSSLLSHLQEFWYQTCSPLPPVCSSHLMKTKPACRVLHKLGSTQRPEISESVRHRLTEEVGTSNPLFPVQMFMSRLLKRRADHKQQCTAAADPITRVKTSALSAKSVGGKRKRKSEEEEIAVKVAKKQRRGEEEIVSQRSVKGSRMRRSQRSKPEQEKNDDANPAAKSEDDALITILDEDTEKKDDVKEDVLWTDKYHPQHSSDIVGNARAVRRLHSWLREWKLRADREERRKQTEKKQGEDKTDSDWDCGEEEFQDGEDMLCNTLLITGPTGVGKTAAVYACAQELGFKVFEVNASSQRSGRLILSQLKEATQSHQVDGQGVNTCKPSYFNSYSSSSSVRPGTSPKKVNSSRTVVSSPRKHPHSPKGVKKGDLAPTSLANFFKMGRPPNREAPNTKNNEKPSSCKNTTKANVFGSRDKVPAANPPVASVSKESISEEQSKKLATSLILFEEVDVIFDDDSGFLSAIKTFMTTTKRPVILTTSDPAFSSMFDGNFEEIHFKAPSVLDSSSFMQLLCLAEDIRTDQWDVSALLRHNGCDMRQSLLQLQFWARSGGGHCTDRPVTDTAKKAAKLEPLEPEAASDSVTSAVPPRDACCTESMLGLLNIAPERDIWQILRTCRPDEASWWDLLTNCKRRGVDLLYSNMEILLPLPSTQLTTSPSEPKQTLSQSQDHPVLPPTAEWMECSDDGSPIKFSSRMRKMKKQHCVPGQDGLDSDSEDDFVSLHKPQIVSQSKEDVGASVVCPQVRRKPLTPEEKLKSLPVSQGLQSLGEFFDNLSCMDSMLGAPPTALGAGALVKDGMRDEARVETDRGSWMGRERSLEITAAVEALSFQKCCISAAEAWDKAKQFEGRLREEAEAELTLPVAAHRDSCSYTQDGPCQPQLIQKRTELMESLRFKGVCGTLCNRPAAAVEYLPALRTICRSEQLREQEKAKRRFLHYLDVIHLGLDKSTLRYLAGDFP from the exons ATGGCTGGTGTTGTTGCTATGGCATCTGTCATCGAGGACTTTGACATTCAG CCATGCAAGAAATCTCAAAGTGATGGAGGAAGTCCTGTTGTCAAGACAATCCCAAACAATTTCTGCCCTGTGCCCAAGCCTTTGCAAAagccattttctcctcctcgtcccAGCAATATTATGGACTATTTTACCCGGAAGGCCCCGACTAAGACCAGCTCACCAGAACCACTGGAAGGTGACTGTCAGAAATCTCGGCCCTGTGAAAAACAACATAGTTTAGAGACGCAAGTAAAAAAGCCACTTCAGAAACGAAGTAGAAAGTCTGGCAAAGCAGCGATGAAACTCAATAAAACGGATCGTTCACAGTCCACGGAGAAGGACTGTATGATTGTAGAAGAACAGTGCCATAAAGAAAGGTTGTCGGTACAAACAGATGGAAAGCTTTTTAGTGGTGGTGAAGGCATTAATCTTATTGAAGAGGCTTGCTTCACAGGGGAAAAATTAGAGATCACGGCCACTGAGATCGTCAGTGACATAAAGAAACATCATGATGAAAAATCCAATATTCAATCACAACTAGAAATTATAGAGTTGTCCCCAATTGTTCCTTCAAAGGATAAAGCAAAAAAAGTCAAAAGTAATGTACCGCTTGTTAGGAGAAAGCAGCaacaagaggagacagaaactgaGAGCACACTGTGTGATGTTAGTATGGAGGTTAATGTAGATGAAACCTCACAGTTAAACAACAGCACAGTGACAATCTCCTTTGAGGAGTTTGTGCGCAGTCAGAGCGAGGACATCGATGAGAAGAAGATAGTGGAAAATGTCCCAACTGCTACTGAAAAAATGGACACTAACCTCGATGAAAATATACGTTCTGAGGAGGCAGTACTCCAAGGCTCACCGCAGACGGTCACCATTCATGCTGAAGTGCATGCAGTCTCACCTAAGCAGGATGCTGTGGCAACTAAAAAGGTAGCTTCTATCTTCAATAGGAGAAAGGGGACAACGAGCCCCTTAGAACTGATATCACCTGctcagatggaggacagacacAAGCTCCCATCTTCTGGACCTCTTGTCAAATGGAAGTCAAATGTagttctggaggaggaagaccTGGAGCTGGCCATTCTTGAGAGTGAATCCACACCCAAATGCACTGATGTTGAGAGAAAGCAGTTCATGGCTGCCTTCAAACAGCCCGCTGTGGATGGCTCTAAAACCAAGCCTGGTAAGAGCCAGGGCAAGACCAAGCAACCAATAGAGAAAGTTGAAGATATtacagagacagaggagcagcCCACAGTTCCACCAACTGCTGAAGAAACCTCTTCGATTTCTAAAAAAGCTGCTAAAAATAAGCTGGcaagaaaaagccaaaagaaaggagaaaatagGACAGTCAGAACTTTACCTGCTCCTGTGAAAGAATTGGTAAAcactgatgatggtggtgggacACAGGAGATTCCTGTCACCTCAACCCCCTCCACCCCAGCGGTGAGAAGGTCTACAAGGGGGACTGTCGTCAGTCAATGTTCCAACCCAGAAACTCCTGTCAGAAGACCAAGACAACCCAGTGAATCAAAGAGGGCTGCTGTACATCCACCTGCAAAGACACACAGGTCCAAACACGGAGTCTTCAGAGCAGAAATGGTGTGCCCTCCTGATGTCAAGCAGAGTCCAATCAG GATTAAGTTTGTTCGAGTCCAGAAAGATGTTCCTACTTCCAAGACAGAAAGTGGCTGTGGCACTGCAGGTGCTTCCAAT ATTACAAATAATGCCAAAAAAAGGAAGCAGGCAAGAAAGCTGGTGGAGAAAGCCCGGGTGATTCAGCAGAGTAAAAAAGtcagtgtggaggagaagacaaaTCTCAGGCGTTCCTCACGTACCGAGGCCACTGCCAAGAGGAGCTACTGTGAACATGAG GATTCTGTTATATGCCTGGATGAAGATGTGATGACCACTCCTAAGGTGGCAGAAAAGAGTAAGAAGTCTTTACGCAGTCTAAATGATGTTCTGGGAAAGGCCTCATCTCTTTGCAAAGATGCCAAACCTTTAGCAG GGTCCAAAGCTTCCTCTCTTGGTCAAGAAAAAACTGCTCGGAAGGCATCGGCGGTGATTTCTATCTTTGACGACAGCAGCCATGAAAGCTCCACAAATTCTCCAGACAACGATCAGTCCAGGGCACGCAGAGAGTTCCTAAAGAGTGGTTTGCCTGAGTCCCTTAGGAAACAGATAGCCAAGACCACTGCCACAAAGGAGGCGTATTCTCTTTCCTGTTCTTCCTTTCAACCGGTGACACACACgaaacaaacattaaaag ATTGCCCTCTCTGGAGTTTGCCTTGGCCTCAGTCCTCTTTACTGTCTCATCTGCAAGAGTTTTGGTACCAAACGTGCAGCCCACTGCCACCTGTTTGCAGCTCCCATCTTATGAAGACAAAACCAGCGTGTAGAGTGTTACATAAGCTG GGTTCAACACAGAGGCCCGAGATCTCTGAAAGCGTTCGTCATCGTCTCACAGAGGAGGTGGGCACATCCAATCCTTTATTCCCTGTTCAGATGTTCATGAGTCGCCTCCTGAAGAGACGCGCTGATCACAAGCAGCAGTGCACGGCAGCAG CAGACCCTATCACCAGGGTCAAAACCAGCGCACTCTCTGCTAAATCagtgggagggaagaggaagaggaaaagtgaggaagaggaaattgCTGTAAAGGTGGCTAAAAAGCAacgtagaggagaggaggagattgTTTCACAGCGAAGCGTGAAGGGAAGCCGCATGAGACGAAGTCAGCGGTCCAAACCTGAGCAGGAGAAGAATGACGACGCCAATCCTGCAGCTAAATCTGAAGATGACGCTCTCATTACGATTTTGGATGAGGACACTGAAAAAAAAG ATGATGTAAAGGAGGATGTGTTATGGACAGATAAATATCATCCTCAGCACTCTAGTGACATTGTAGGCAATGCCAGAGCAGTGAGGAGGCTGCACAG CTGGTTAAGGGAGTGGAAACTCAGAGCAGAccgagaagaaagaagaaaacagacagagaagaagcaaGGGGAAGACAAGACTG ATTCAGACTGGGACTGTGGAGAAGAGGAGTTTCAGGATGGAGAGGACATGTTATGCAATACGTTGCTCATCACAGGACCCACTGGGGTTGGGAAGACTGCGGCAGTCTATGCGTGTGCTCAGGAACTGGGCTTCAAG GTATTTGAGGTCAACGCTTCCTCTCAGCGCAGTGGCCGTCTGATTCTGTCGCAGCTAAAAGAGGCTACGCAGTCACACCAGGTGGATGGTCAGGGCGTTAACACATGCAAGCCCTCCTACTTTAAtagttacagcagcagcagctctgtaaGGCCAGGAACTTCTCCAA AAAAGGTCAATTCTTCTCGAACAGTGGTTTCCTCTCCTAGAAAACACCCTCATTCACCTAAAGGGGTTAAAAAAGGAGACCTGGCTCCAACATCACTGGCTAACTTCTTCAAAATGGGTCGGCCCCCCAACAGGGAAGCACCAAACactaaaaataatgaaaaaccaT CTTCATGCAAGAACACTACAAAAGCAAATGTGTTTGGCAGTAGAGACAAAGTCCCTGCTGCAAACCCACCAGTAGCTTCCGTGTCTAAAGAGAGCATCAGTGAAGAGCAGAGCAAGAAGTTGGCCACTTCGTTGATCCTGTTTGAAGAGGTGGATGTAATTTTTGACGATGACTCCGGCTTTCTTTCTGCCATTAAGACATTTATGACTACTACCAAGAGGCCCGTCATTCTCACTACCAGTG ATCCTGCATTCAGCAGCATGTTTGACGGTAATTTTGAAGAGATCCATTTCAAAGCGCCTTCTGTG TTGGACTCGAGCAGCTTCATGCAACTCTTGTGTCTGGCAGAGGATATCAGGACGGACCAATGGGACGTCAGCGCTCTGCTGCGACACAATGGATGTGACATGAGGCAGAGTTTACTACAGCTGCAGTTCTGGGCCCGCAGTGGTGGGGGTCACTGCACAGACAGGCCTGTGACAGACACTGCTAAAAAAG CAGCCAAACTCGAGCCACTTGAGCCTGAAGCTGCATCAGATTCTGTCACATCTGCCGTCCCTCCTCGTGATGCCTGCTGCACCGAGAGCATGCTGGGTCTGCTGAATATTGCACCTGAGCGAGACATTTGGCAGATTCTCAGG ACCTGTAGACCTGATGAGGCATCGTGGTGGGACCTGCTGACCAACTGCAAGCGACGAGGAGTGGACCTTCTGTATTCAAATATGGAGATACTCTTACCTCTGCCAAGCACCCAGCTGACTACCTCACCCAGTGAACCAAAACAGACACTTTCTCAATCACAAGACCATCCTGTGTTGCCACCCACAGCGGAATGGATGGAGTGCTCAGACGATGGCAGTCCAATTAAATTTTCcagcaggatgaggaagatgaagaagcaACACTGTGTGCCAGGTCAGGATGGACTGGACTCTGACTCTGAGGATGACTTTGTGTCTCTTCACAAACCCCAGATTGTCTCGCAGTCAAAAGAGGACGTCGGAGCGAGTGTGGTTTGCCCGCAGGTAAGGAGGAAACCGCTGACTCCTGAAGAGAAGCTCAAAAGCCTCCCGGTCTCTCAGGGTCTACAATCATTAGGTGAATTTTTTGACAACCTGTCCTGCATGGACTCGATGCTGGGTGCTCCTCCAACGGCTCTCGGAGCTGGTGCACTGGTAAAAGACGGGATGAGAGACGAGGCGAGAGTTGAGACGGACAGGGGAAGCTGGATGGGCAGAGAGCGGTCCTTAGAGATCACAGCTGCTGTTGAGGCACTGAGCTTCCAGAAGTGTTGCATCTCAGCAGCAGAGGCCTGGGATAAAGCCAAACAGTTTGAGGggaggctgagggaggaggcagaagcagAACTGACTCTTCCTGTGGCAGCTCATCGCGACAGTTGCAGCTACACCCAGGACGGCCCCTGCCAACCACA GTTAATACAAAAGAGGACAGAATTAATGGAGAGCCTGAGGTTTAAAGGAGTGTGTGGTACGCTATGCAACAGACCAGCAGCTGCCGTGGAATACCTGCCAGCTCTGCGCACCATCTGCAGATCAGAACAGctgagagagcaggaaaaggCGAAACGAAG gTTCCTTCACTACCTGGACGTGATCCACCTGGGTCTTGACAAGAGCACTCTACGATATCTTGCAGGAGATTTCCCTTAA